The window ATATTGATTGAGTAGGTTATGAAGCTCCTTCACTTGCTTTTCAGCAGATGGTCGGTCCATACAAACAACCCTTTCTGTTCATTCTTATTTTTTCTCGATTGGCGCAAATTTCGCCAATAAGCGTTTGATGCCAGTCGGGCTTGGAAAAGCAATATCAAGTTCGACGCCTTCCCCTTCCCCTTTGACGCTGACAACCGTACCGACACCCCATTTTTTATGCTCGGCTTTATCTCCGACGCTCCAGCCAAGATTATCGGCACCAGTTGCACCCATTGCTTTCTGGACAGGACGTGTGACCGGCTTTCGTGGTGCAGGGCGATTCATGCTGCCTCCGCTCATTCCGGTTCCAAATGGTGAAGATTGTTTTCGTTCACCACCGATCACATCGATAAGCTCTTCTGGAATTTCATCAATGAAGCGTGACACCGGGTTCATGTTTGTGCGTCCAAACAGCGTACGCATTTGGGCATTGGTTATGAATAATTCCTGTTCGGCACGAGTGATCCCAACGTATGCCAAACGCCTTTCTTCTTCCATTTCTTCCTCTTCCATCAAGGAACGGCTGTGCGGGAATACCCCTTCTTCCATTCCTAGCAGGAATACGACAGGAAACTCAAGGCCCTTAGCAGAGTGAAGCGTCATAAGAACGACTGACTCCTGTACCTTTTCTTCCTCATCTAAACGGTCGATATCCGCCACAAGTGCAAGGTCTGTCAAGAAAGCAACGAGGCTCCTATCTTCACTTGCCTGCTCAAAGCTTTGCGTAACGGAAAGAAACTCATCGATATTTTCCAATCGGCTTTGTGCCTCAAGGGATTTCTCCGCCTTCAGCATTTCTCTGTATCCCGATTTTTCCAAAAGGTCTTCCACAAGCTCTGTCACAGATAAATATTCCTGCATTTGTGTGAAGCCTTTAATTAAATCCCTGAACTCGATGCATGCCTTAGTAATTTTCGGGCTGAGTCCGATGTGTTCAATTTCATGAAGGGCACCATACATAGAAATGTCGTTTACCTGTGCATGGCGGGCAATCTTATCCACTGAAGTGGACCCTACACCCCTTTTTGGCACATTAATGACCCTGCTCAAGCTGATATCATCATCCGGATTGGAGATCAATCGTAAATACGCAAGGATATCTTTGATTTCTTTGCGGTCATAGAACTTGATTCCCCCGACAATGGAGTATTCAATATTGGACTTCAACAATACTTCCTCCATCACACGGGATTGGGCATTCGTCCGATATAAAATGGCAATGTCGGAGTATTTCCGATTCTTCTGCTCAACCAATTCTTTGATCTTCCCTGCAACATACTGCGCTTCACCTTGTTCACTGTCAGCTCGGTAATATGAGATTTTCTGGCCATCGTCATTTTCCGTCCAGAGATTTTTCGGCTTCCTGTTCGAATTATTTTTGATGACCTCATTGGCCGCCGACAATATCTTTTTCGAAGAACGATAATTTTGCTCGAGCATGATCACCTTTGCACGCGGATAATCTTTTTCAAATGATAAAATATTGGCGATGTCCGCCCCGCGCCATTTGTAGATGGACTGGTCGGAATCACCGACGACGCAAAGATTTTGAAAACGGGCGGCAAGCTGTTTTACAAGCATATATTGTGCCCTGTTCGTATCCTGATACTCATCGACATGAATATATTGGAATTTGCGCTGATAAAACTCCAGCACTTCCGGAACCCTTTGAAACAATTGAATGGTTTTCATGATCAAGTCATCAAAATCGAGTGCCTGATTCTTGCTTAGCTTCTTTTGATATTCGACATACACATCATGGACGACTTGCTCAAAATAACTTCCCGCTTGCTTGGAAAATTCCTCAGGGGTAATAAGCTCATTTTTCGCCGAGCTGATGCTTCCAAGAATCATTCTTGGATCAAACTTCTTAGGATCGATGTTCTTCTCCTTGAGGATTCCCTTGATCACGGATTGCTGATCAGTGGAATCGAGAATCGTAAAGTTGCGGTTAAATCCGATCCGGTCAATGTCTCTTCTTAAGATGCGAACGCACATGGAGTGGAATGTTGAAATCCAGACATCCTCTGCAGCACCGCCCATGACATTGGCGATCCTGTCCCTCATCTCTCGCGCAGCCTTATTCGTAAAGGTAATCGCGAGAATATTATAAGGATTGACGCCTTTTTCCACCATCAAATATGCAATGCGCTGCGTCAACACCCGCGTCTTTCCACTTCCTGCACCTGCCATGATCAAAAGTGGTCCGTCTGTCGATTTTACTGCTTCCTTCTGCTGAGGATTAAGACCCTGCAGCAGTCTTTCCGTTAAAAATTGCATTTCATCACCGCCTAAACTAGAACATTTGTTCTTATTATAACTTATTTTTGCAAATAAACATTACTATTTTGGGTTCTTTTCATATAGTTTTTTGCTACTTATCTAAGTTTGTACAAGGTTGATTTCCGCAGAAGGATGCTCGCTTTCCAAGGGGCCTCACCTGTCCCGCTAATCCCTCCGGAGTCTCGCACCTTCCGCTCCAATCAACACCTAAGAATGAATGATTTACAAGAAACACTCTTAAAACAACTCTTGAGACATCAGCCTTATTTTTTAATTGCCTTCACCGTTCTGAGCGCATCATTCAAATCCTCATAAATCACGTTTCCGACTACGACAACATCCGCATGCTCTGCCATCTCCTGCGCCTGGCCGCTGCTTTGTATGCCGCCCCCATAAAAGAGCGTCGTATCCTCAAGATACTCCTTCACATGCTTCACAAGTTCAGGATCGCCATAAGTACCGCTGTATTCCAAATAAAAGATCGGCATGTTGAACATTTTATCTGCCATCATCGCATATGCCGCTGCATCCTCGGCTGTCAGCTTCGTATTGGCATCCGTCTCCTTCGCCGCCTTGCAATCTTCGTTGAGGATGCAGTAGCCTTCAACCAAAATCTCATCCCAATTCATCAACTCACCGTATTCCTTCACCGCTTGATGGTGAATGCCGGAAACCCATTTCACATCGCGGCTATTCAGCACGGTGGGAATAAAATATAAATCAAAGCCAGGTGTGATCGACTCGATATTGGATACTTCCAACACACATGGAACCGTGTATCTCCGTACCCGCGCCATCAAATCCAGCACATTCTCGAGCGTCACCCCATCCGTTCCTCCAATAATAATAGCATCCGTCCCGGACTCACAAATTGCCTCAAGAGACTCATCCGTGATTTCCTTCTGGGGATCCAGCTTGAACGCATGCCGCCAATCCCGAACATCGTACATATCTCTTAAATCCTCCATTTCGTGCTTTCCATTACACCATTATAGCATTTGTTGGGGAGGGCAAAAAACATTTTCCCCACACCTTTTTTAACCAATGGGATGGGTCATTTCGGTATGTTAAGGGGTTGGTTATTTGGGGGAATTGAAGCAGCAGGTGAACTGTTGTTTGAGAGGTTGGTACTCTGGGATGGGAGAGTGGGCCGTTTTGGTTGTTTTGATACTGTTGCGGCGGTGACTCTTCGGAAACGGGCGATATTTGGGTACTTTTGCTACTTTTACGGCGGCGACTCTCCGGGAACGGGCGCGATTCCGATTCTGGTTCCCCTCAATCCACTTTCTCTCCATGACGGGCACCTGATCTCGATTCTGGTTCCCCTCAATCCAATTTTCCTCCACGACGGGCACCTGAANNNNNNNNNNTAGATCCTTCCTCTCTTCATTAAGGTTTTAGCTGAAAATCATAGAAAAAATACGAAGCTCTTATACTATTAATATATGCTTAATGCAAAAAAAGTTTGCATTAAGAAAACCCTTACATATATAATAATGCAAAATATCATTGCGTTTTTCAAGTATTTTCTTCACAATATTTTTACACCCTTTAAGGGAGGAACGAACATTGAAAGAAGATCATGCAAGACTCATACAAATATACGAAAAGGTGGTCAATTCCATAGACGCTGGCGTCCATGTCATCGACGAAGACGGAAAAACAGTCATTTACAATGAAAAGATGAGAAAGATTGAAGGCATGGAAATTCAGGACGTATTGGATAAAAAACTGTTGGAAGTCTTTCAATTCCATCAATGGGAAGACAGCACTTTGCTTAAGGTGTTGAAGAGTGGGGAACCCATTTTGAATATAAAACAAACCTATTTTAATAATAAGGGAGAAGAAATCACGACAATCAATAACACATTTCCGATTATTGAAAATGGCAAGATGATAGGAGCAATGGAAATTGCCAGGGATGTTTCAAAACTTGAAAAAATCATGAGGGAAAATGTGGTGAAAAACGGAGATGCGGTTTATTCTTTTGAAAGCATCCTCGGTTGCAGTGATGAAATC is drawn from Falsibacillus albus and contains these coding sequences:
- the pcrA gene encoding DNA helicase PcrA, yielding MQFLTERLLQGLNPQQKEAVKSTDGPLLIMAGAGSGKTRVLTQRIAYLMVEKGVNPYNILAITFTNKAAREMRDRIANVMGGAAEDVWISTFHSMCVRILRRDIDRIGFNRNFTILDSTDQQSVIKGILKEKNIDPKKFDPRMILGSISSAKNELITPEEFSKQAGSYFEQVVHDVYVEYQKKLSKNQALDFDDLIMKTIQLFQRVPEVLEFYQRKFQYIHVDEYQDTNRAQYMLVKQLAARFQNLCVVGDSDQSIYKWRGADIANILSFEKDYPRAKVIMLEQNYRSSKKILSAANEVIKNNSNRKPKNLWTENDDGQKISYYRADSEQGEAQYVAGKIKELVEQKNRKYSDIAILYRTNAQSRVMEEVLLKSNIEYSIVGGIKFYDRKEIKDILAYLRLISNPDDDISLSRVINVPKRGVGSTSVDKIARHAQVNDISMYGALHEIEHIGLSPKITKACIEFRDLIKGFTQMQEYLSVTELVEDLLEKSGYREMLKAEKSLEAQSRLENIDEFLSVTQSFEQASEDRSLVAFLTDLALVADIDRLDEEEKVQESVVLMTLHSAKGLEFPVVFLLGMEEGVFPHSRSLMEEEEMEEERRLAYVGITRAEQELFITNAQMRTLFGRTNMNPVSRFIDEIPEELIDVIGGERKQSSPFGTGMSGGSMNRPAPRKPVTRPVQKAMGATGADNLGWSVGDKAEHKKWGVGTVVSVKGEGEGVELDIAFPSPTGIKRLLAKFAPIEKK
- the pcrB gene encoding heptaprenylglyceryl phosphate synthase translates to MYDVRDWRHAFKLDPQKEITDESLEAICESGTDAIIIGGTDGVTLENVLDLMARVRRYTVPCVLEVSNIESITPGFDLYFIPTVLNSRDVKWVSGIHHQAVKEYGELMNWDEILVEGYCILNEDCKAAKETDANTKLTAEDAAAYAMMADKMFNMPIFYLEYSGTYGDPELVKHVKEYLEDTTLFYGGGIQSSGQAQEMAEHADVVVVGNVIYEDLNDALRTVKAIKK